Proteins found in one Quercus robur chromosome 2, dhQueRobu3.1, whole genome shotgun sequence genomic segment:
- the LOC126704205 gene encoding uncharacterized protein LOC126704205: MYPNLFRGLRLKKEDLSKYDTPLVGFDGQVVIPEGQISLLVNMEGKEVIVVFVVVASFSPYMAILGRPWIHAMRTVPSTLHVKVKFHTKQGIAVVRGSQQATRQCLVAAVDWKHKQTKQNETAEEIGANMKDGEKVEALLFLIQNVNVFAWSQYKVPGVDLEFIVHKLNIDPSFPPKKQRSIRSAKEHVEAVGQEVGLLKEARTIKEIFFSEWLVNTVVVRKKNGKWRVCVDFMNLNRACPKDPFPMPKIDQLVDATCGHPRMSFLDAFQDYH; encoded by the exons ATGTATCCAAATCTGTTCAGAGGGCTCAGATTGAAGAAAGAGGACCTCTCGAAATACGATACGCCCCTGGTCGGGTTTGACGGTCAGGtggtgattcccgaggggcaaatatCACTTCTTGTTAATATGGAAGGAAAGGAAGTGATAGTGGTTTTTGTAGTTGTCGCTTCATTTTCTCCTTATATGGCTATTCTGGGAAGGCCGTGGATTCATGCGATGAGGACAGTTCCCTCCACCCTGCATGTGAAGGTTAAGTTCCACACTAAGCAGGGCATTGCTGTAGTAAGGGGAAGTCAGCAAGCGACCAGGCAATGTTTAGTGGCCGCAGTCGATTGGAAGCACAAGCAGACTAAACAAAATGAAACCGCCGAGGAG ATAGGGGCAAATATGAAGGACGGGGAGAAGGTAGAAGCATTGTTATTTCTTATACAGAATGTAAATGTGTTTGCTTGGAGCCAGTATAAGGTGCCTGGGGTTGATCTCGAGTTCATCGTTCACAAGCTTAACATagacccatcatttcctccaAAGAAGCAGAGGTCGATAAGATCGGCGAAGGAGCACGTTGAAGCAGTGGGACAAGAGGTCGGGTTGTTAAAAGAGGCCAGGACGATCAAAGAAATCTTCTTCTCAGAATGGCTGGTGAATACCGTGGTGGTCAGGAAGAAGAATGgaaaatggagagtttgtgtagATTTCATGAATTTGAACcgagcatgcccaaaggacccgTTCCCTATGCCAAAGATAGATCAATTGGTCGATGCCACTTGtgggcacccgaggatgagtttcttggacgcCTTTCAGGATTATCATTAG